From a region of the Bradyrhizobium sp. KBS0727 genome:
- a CDS encoding DUF6441 family protein, with protein sequence MANFRFKSGDFKKALSSDLDKMAIAATAAMAETANAAKTAGRASIAQAGFSAKWQNALRANLYPSSGNSLSPAALIFDRIGYSEIFQTGGDIAGHPLLWLPIEANLPGSATKWTPARYAQSVGPLLSVNLPGRRPMLFAAKKRGPPLFVGVDQVTLRKRFNVDEAVASEAAKLPARYAAKLKE encoded by the coding sequence ATGGCGAATTTCCGTTTTAAGAGCGGCGATTTCAAAAAGGCGCTTTCGTCCGACCTCGACAAGATGGCCATCGCGGCCACGGCCGCGATGGCCGAGACGGCAAACGCGGCCAAGACGGCCGGCCGCGCCAGCATCGCGCAGGCCGGCTTTTCCGCGAAATGGCAGAACGCGCTGCGCGCCAACCTCTATCCGTCGAGCGGCAACTCGCTGTCGCCGGCGGCGCTAATCTTCGATCGGATCGGTTATTCGGAAATTTTCCAGACCGGCGGCGACATCGCCGGCCATCCGCTGCTGTGGTTGCCGATCGAGGCCAATCTGCCGGGATCGGCGACCAAATGGACGCCGGCGCGCTATGCGCAAAGCGTCGGTCCGTTGCTGTCGGTCAATCTGCCGGGGCGGCGGCCGATGCTGTTTGCCGCCAAGAAGCGCGGGCCGCCGCTGTTTGTCGGTGTCGACCAGGTGACCTTGCGCAAGCGGTTCAATGTCGACGAGGCGGTCGCCAGCGAGGCGGCCAAGCTGCCGGCGCGCTACGCCGCCAAATTGAAAGAGTAA